In Fusarium falciforme chromosome 10, complete sequence, a single genomic region encodes these proteins:
- a CDS encoding FMN hydroxy acid dehydrogenase domain-containing protein — protein MRSFLITSTLAAGALAARPFLNEPDTGLEEVIGDTAQGTLPKLTSMVGLPDFDWAARNYLPLQNYTYYRNGAAGEWSYRNNMEVFNRYTFNPSVMNDVTNIEESLPTTILGHNFSAPFYISPCASGIYGHPNAELNFVKGAAEGNILYIPSGYATLSIEEIHAAKAKGQVVFQQLYLTSNDTETQDLFDRSKKAGADALVFTVDAPTFGTRQRAARLDVSLSSSTYRYITWDYYKKLQTMTDLPIIVKGIMSVRDAKLAVKHKVPAIVLSNHGGRQLDGAPSALEVALDIYKKAPEVFEKTEVFADGGVRYGTDVLKLLALGVKAVGVGRPFMYSNIFGQEGVERTIELLKREIAVDAANLGLGDLKEIDADYVRWSVNNWSG, from the exons ATGCGCTCCTTCTTGATCACTTCCACCCTCGCTGCGGGTGCTCTAGCAGCCCGTCCATTCCTTAACGAGCCCGATACCGGCCTCGAAGAGGTCATTGGAGACACTGCCCAGGGCACGCTACCCAAGTTGACCTCCATGGTCGGCCTGCCTGATTTTGACTGGGCGGCGAGGAACTATCTTCCCCTGCAGAACTACACCTACTACCGGAatggtgctgctggtgaATGGTCCTACCGAAACAATATGGAAGTGTTCAATCGGTACACCTTCAACCCTAGTGTCATGAATGATGTGACCAACATTGAGGAGTCCCTTCC TACCACGATCCTCGGCCACAACTTCTCGGCTCCCTTTTACATTAGCCCCTGCGCCAGTGGCATCTACGGCCACCCCAACGCAGAGCTTAACTTTGTCAAGGGAGCTGCAGAGGGCAACATTCTTTACATC CCCTCCGGCTATGCCACCCTCTCGATCGAGGAGATCCAcgccgccaaggccaagggccaaGTTGTCTTCCAGCAG CTTTACCTGACCTCGAACGACACCGAGACCCAGGATCTCTTTGACCGAAGCAAGAAGGCTGGAGCTGATGCTCTCGTGTTCACCGTTGACGCTCCTACCTTCGGAACCCGTCAGCGTGCTGCTCGCCTTGACGTCAGCCTGTC GTCCTCTACCTACCGTTACATCACC TGGGACTACTACAAGAAGCTCCAGACCATGACTGATCTCCCCATTATTGTCAAGGGCATTATGAGTGTCAGGGATGCTAAGCTCGCCGTGAAGCACAAGGTGCCTGCTATCGTCCTCTCTAACCACGGCGGCCGTCAGCTCGACGGTGCCCCCTCTGCCCTGGAGGTCGCCCTGGACATTTATAAGAAGGCACCTGAAGTTTTTGAGAAGACCGAGGTTTTCGCCGATGGCGGTGTCCGCTATGGCACTGACGTGCTTAAGCTGCTGGCGCTCGGAGTCAAGGCTGTCGGTGTTGGCCGCCCCTTCATGTACTCGAACATTTTCGGCCAAGAGGGTGTCGAGCGTACTATCGAGCTTTTGAAGAGGGAAATCGCTGTTGACGCAGCCAACCTCGGACTGGGCGACCTGAAGGAGATTGATGCCGACTAT GTCCGCTGGTCTGTTAACAACTGGTCTGGATAA
- a CDS encoding MFS domain-containing protein gives MHQPNTAPHAEADLTKSDMGANHLEDGIEKGEHEELSWTPEEERTAVRKLDWCLIPLLGFLYLVSYIDRGNIGNAYTAGMGESWGITSGEYSWIVTSYYIGYILFHWLILLWKFVPLRLWTAMMAFGWGSMSMIQAGTSNFAGMMALRFLIGAFEAGFVPAVALYMTFFYHRSEMGLRYGLFISFSPLANCFASALAYGIVHAKSGISNWQLLFIVEGIPTLFLAVLAYFYLPSSPSTCRFLDARQNQIIGARAIKGRGQDQQGKLNLRQVFAAFYDYKNYLQAIIIFCLNTAFGSLPAYLPTILTSMGYTSLRAQGLSACPYLSAYFVCVLASFFSDRVRTRGIFVIIFSAVGAVGYILLATIHTTGIRYFATFLVCAGVFPAVALTFTWVTDNQGSSSKRGAGLTIFGMVGQCGPILGARIFPKSEGPYYEKGMWICCGVLFCASFVAIILSLSLRWQNRQRDQKHGKSDIDHIPEDIADIGDAHPMYRYVL, from the exons ATGCATCAACCAAACACAGCTCCGCATGCAGAAGCTGATCTCACCAAGTCCGACATGGGAGCCAACCATCTTGAAGACGGGATCGAGAAGGGTGAGCATGAGGAGCTATCATGGACCCCAGAGGAGGAGCGTACTGCTGTCCGCAAGCTGGACTGGTGTCTGATCCCATT GCTCGGATTCCTCTACCTCGTCTCCTATATCGATCGCGGTAACATTGGTAATGCCTACACGGCCGGAATGGGCGAGTCTTGGGGAATCACGTCCGGTGAATACTCGTGGATCGTGACAAGCTACTATATCGGTTACATTCTCTTCCACTGG CTCATCCTTCTCTGGAAGTTTGTCCCTCTCCGTCTGTGGACTGCCATGATGGCCTTTGGATGGGGAAGCATGAGCATGATCCAGGCCGGCACCAGCAACTTTGCCGGCATGATGGCTCTTCGTTTCCTCATTGGCGCATTCGAGGCTGGATTCGTACCCGCCGTGGCACTGTATATGACATTCTTCTACCACCGATCGGAAATGGGCCTCCGATACGGCTTGTTCATCTCATTCTCGCCCCTAGCGAACTGCTTCGCCTCAGCCCTAGCATACGGCATTGTCCATGCTAAGAGCGGAATTTCGAATTGGCAGTTGCTCTTTATCGTCGAAGGCATTCCGACTCTCTTTCTTGCCGTCCTAGCCTACTTTTATCTtccctcctctccaagcacGTGTAGATTCCTCGATGCTCGACAGAACCAGATCATCGGTGCCCGAGCTATCAAGGGCCGTGGCCAGGACCAACAGGGAAAGCTCAACCTCCGACAGGTCTTTGCAGCCTTTTATGACTACAAGAACTACTTgcaagccatcatcatcttctgccTGAACACTGCCTTTGGCTCACTGCCGGCCTACCTACCCACCATCCTGACGTCCATGGGTTACACCTCCCTTCGCGCCCAGGGACTCTCGGCTTGCCCCTATCTCTCTGCCTACTTTGTCTGCGTCTTGGCTAGCTTCTTCTCGGACCGTGTACGAACACGCGGCATCTTTGTCATCATTTTCTCTGCGGTTGGCGCCGTTGGTTACATCCTTCTCGCCACGATTCACACTACCGGAATTCGCTACTTTGCAACTTTCCTTGTTTGCGCCGGGGTATTCCCTGCTGTGGCTCTGACCTTCACCTGGGTTACTGACAACCAAGGGTCTTCATCCAAGCGAGGAGCTGGCTTGACTATCTTTGGAATGGTCGGCCAGTGCGGACCTATCCTTGGAGCAAGGATCTTTCCCAAGTCCGAGGGTCCTTACTATGAGAAGGGCATGTGGATCTGCTGTGGTGTTTTGTTTTGTGCGTCTTTCGTTGCCATCAttctgagcctgagcctgcgCTGGCAGAATCGTCAGCGAGACCAAAAGCACGGCAAGAGCGATATTGACCACATTCCTGAGGACATTGCGGATATTGGCGATGCTCATCCCATGTATCGCTACGTTCTGTAA
- a CDS encoding Zn(2)-C6 fungal-type domain-containing protein — MPSNPSPGPTPDVEMSVSSASGPRHASRGARRYGFACARCKSRKIKCSGDQPVCKGCQKNGEDCVWPSQDSSDLRLRHANARIRWLEASLLRRSRSPQIDSPGDTQPNRASPRQSTCAVANTDTSPAVSTTTSSTAADVAYPSSATEIWFQVGIGEDGGVVYNGPTSRFHAGALEESSIVPTSEASNVSTLSVSEPKRAAHVETLRSQWSLMDSAWLPLIQAKPLMNGTGVDTKVGMALLDIYWTWLHPLHNCVYRPCLVMDLALGGQYCSDFLLMCIFALAARHLPEQDLSCPDIGKGEDFVKRAKELLLQEMAADKPTIPTIQGLLILGGRQCAVGKSSEGWLYTGMAIRMMIDIGLHLDTPKLAELQRWTPAETETRKRLYNSAYIWDKTLSLALGRPPSLIRQPYPSTDILDKFDDARDWEPIHAVEVSNMYTPTPSWNSTTFCTFCQLHELTTEMMLLFSNTPSTEDFATNINDLDARFRTWYDEMPPSLKISDVGSLQQSPPPHIISLK, encoded by the coding sequence ATGCCGTCAAACCCGAGTCCAGGTCCCACCCCCGATGTCGAGATGTCCGTTTCCTCGGCTTCTGGTCCGAGACACGCCAGCCGCGGAGCCAGGAGGTACGGCTTTGCCTGTGCGAGGTGCAAGTCCCGCAAAATCAAGTGCAGTGGGGACCAGCCTGTGTGCAAGGGTTGCCAAAAGAATGGCGAGGATTGCGTCTGGCCATCTCAAGACTCGAGCGATTTACGACTTCGACACGCCAATGCTCGTATCCGATGGCTGGAGGCTTCTCTCCTCAGGAGGTCCCGTTCTCCCCAGATCGACTCGCCGGGCGATACTCAGCCAAACAGAGCATCTCCCCGCCAATCGACTTGCGCAGTGGCCAATACAGACACGAGCCCGGCTGTGAGCACGACCACATCCTCCACAGCAGCTGACGTCGCGTATCCATCTTCTGCGACCGAGATTTGGTTCCAGGTTGGTATTGGAGAGGATGGAGGCGTTGTCTACAACGGCCCAACCAGCCGGTTTCATGCTGGTGCACTGGAGGAGAGTAGCATTGTGCCTACCTCTGAAGCTAGCAATGTCTCTACCCTCTCCGTTTCGGAACCAAAGCGAGCTGCACATGTTGAGACATTACGATCCCAGTGGTCTCTGATGGACTCTGCCTGGCTTCCTTTAATTCAGGCAAAGCCCTTGATGAATGGAACAGGCGTCGACACAAAGGTTGGCATGGCTCTCCTAGATATATACTGGACGTGGCTACATCCCCTCCACAACTGTGTCTACCGCCCATGCCTCGTCATGGATCTTGCTCTAGGTGGGCAATACTGTTCCGACTTCCTTCTCATGTGCATCTTTGCGTTAGCAGCGAGGCATCTACCTGAACAAGACTTGTCTTGCCCTGACATTGGGAAGGGAGAGGACTTTGTCAAACGAGCCAAGGAACTTCTTTTGCAGGAAATGGCAGCAGACAAGCCCACGATACCGACAATACAAGGACTTCTTATCCTTGGGGGGCGTCAGTGTGCCGTGGGAAAGAGTTCTGAAGGCTGGCTCTACACGGGCATGGCAATCCGGATGATGATCGACATTGGGCTTCATCTTGATACTCCAAAACTCGCCGAATTACAGCGCTGGACGCCTGCAGAAACAGAGACCCGAAAGCGATTATACAACTCGGCATACATATGGGACAAGACCTTGAGCCTTGCCCTCGGGCGCCCCCCCTCGCTGATACGACAACCATACCCGAGCACCGACATTCTGGACAAATTCGACGACGCTCGGGACTGGGAACCTATCCACGCTGTAGAGGTTAGCAATATGTACACGCCAACGCCATCATGGAATAGCACGACATTTTGCACCTTTTGTCAACTTCACGAACTCACAACAGAAATGATGTTGCTGTTCTCAAATACCCCAAGCACTGAAGACTTTGCAACAAACATCAACGATCTTGATGCCAGATTTCGGACTTGGTATGATGAGATGCCACCATCTCTCAAGATCAGCGATGTTGGGAGTCTTCAGCAAAGCCCTCCGCCCCACATCATCTCACTCAAGTAA